One part of the Eucalyptus grandis isolate ANBG69807.140 chromosome 10, ASM1654582v1, whole genome shotgun sequence genome encodes these proteins:
- the LOC104422674 gene encoding uncharacterized protein LOC104422674 gives MPMAEKIPSSESSSIDVSGRESPTGQLYFGQFLVEIAYPPPGHSKLVSVPSSVDSINDGGGIEEPERRVGETPRPGAKTFHGTDGLERFVESVLAQHLRQRLATNSLESSVGDLDVENALASSQLYSDQLRQIAENVLSDLRLAETSSNLSSEDLRVFCVPLCWSSKRRVEFLWSFSDMLKAMGPNPPNAQKVFILELESQGLLLFDGKWIDKMDVKWIYARDPKYRPHIYNYKSVRGLIHFVQNMWTHCDEFQESRGLHSSESFCNYLDELFPNLLRVLYGVAHRFCRGEPWFEQLHRSETFAGVPSEVLRLDPSAVHFP, from the exons ATGCCTATGGCTGAGAAAATTCCATCGTCGGAATCGTCTTCTATCGATGTCTCTGGGCGCGAGAGTCCTACTGGACAACTCTACTTTGGCCAGTTTTTGGTAGAGATCGCGTATCCTCCTCCTGGTCATTCAAAGCTCGTGTCTGTGCCCTCCTCTGTAGACAGTATTAACGATGGCGGTGGCATTGAAGAGCCAGAGCGTAGGGTTGGCGAAACCCCTAGGCCAGGTGCGAAAACCTTTCATGGGACCGATGGCCTTGAGAGATTCGTTGAATCTGTTTTGGCGCAACACCTGAg GCAAAGGTTGGCTACCAATAGCCTGGAAAGTTCTGTTGGGGACCTCGATGTTGAAAATGCCCTGGCGAGTTCTCAATTATATTCTGATCAACTAAGGCAAATTGCAGAAAACGTGCTCTCCGATTTACGACTGGCGGAGACAAGTTCCAACTTGAG TTCAGAGGATTTGAGGGTGTTTTGCGTTCCTCTTTGTTGGAGTTCAAAGAGGAGAGTGGAATTTTTGTGGAGCTTTAGTGACATGCTAAAAGCTATGGGGCCCAATCCACCAAATGCACagaaagtttttattttggaGTTGGAGAGCCAGGGGCTACTGCTTTTCGATGGGAAGTGGATTGACAAAATGGATGTGAAATGGATCTACGCAAGAGATCCTAAATATAGGCCTCATATTTACAATTATAAATCTGTCAGAGGTTTAATCCACTTCGTGCAAAATATGTGGACCCATTGCGATGAATTTCAG GAAAGCCGCGGATTACACAGTTCGGAATCCTTCTGCAATTACTTAGATGAACTATTCCCGAATCTCTTGAGGGTGTTGTACGGAGTGGCGCACCGGTTCTGCAGAGGAGAGCCCTGGTTCGAGCAGCTCCATCGAAGTGAAACCTTTGCAGGAGTACCTTCGGAAGTGCTGCGCTTAGACCCTTCAGCCGTCCACTTTCCATGA